ACTGTCACTATGAGCTCTTTGAGCTTTTCGCAGATGACAGGCATGGACCCGGGAATCCTCTTATTCATCCAGAGAAGATCAATACGCATGTAAGTGAGCGCCTGCCCGAACTCATCGTGAATCTCCCGGGCAATGCGGGCTCTCTCTTCCTCTCTCACGTTGTCCTGGTGGGAGATGAGGCGGCGCAGCTCCTCCTGTGAGTGCAGGAGGCTTTTTTCAGTATTGATCCGCTCCGTCACATCATTGGCGATTGCAAGGACGGCCTCTTTTCTCCTGTGGCTTATGGGCACCATGCAGATATCCGCCAGCCTTGTCTCTGCGCCTGTCTTGTAGGCCGCCATGCATGCCGCAGTGCCATTGATTCCTTGTATCACGGTGCGGTAAGAGTGCAAAATGGTTTCCCGGAACTCGGGAAGGAAAAGCTCAAAGAAGCTGCTCCCGGCAGGATCTTTTTCACCGCTCTTGATGGCAGATGCAAGAGGATTGGCATAGACCACTTTTTCGTCCTGCACGATGAAGACTGCCGCAGGGATATTCCTGGAGAGGGCATAATAGGTCCACGCCGATTCCTCTGACTGCTTCCGGGCCCTGAGGAGCACCTCCACCCTGGCGAGAAGATCGCTCCTGTCAACGGGCATATGGACAAGCTCATCTATGAACTGCCAGAGGCTCCGCGTGGTGAACGTCGCCTCATCTTTTGTGGTAAGGAG
The Candidatus Eremiobacterota bacterium genome window above contains:
- a CDS encoding histidine kinase, producing the protein MSEILILMDQKENRRHLAECLKARYKVIFAENDEALEGSFDMCVLDGVAMERLSDKVRQRKEAEEPLFLPILLLTTKDEATFTTRSLWQFIDELVHMPVDRSDLLARVEVLLRARKQSEESAWTYYALSRNIPAAVFIVQDEKVVYANPLASAIKSGEKDPAGSSFFELFLPEFRETILHSYRTVIQGINGTAACMAAYKTGAETRLADICMVPISHRRKEAVLAIANDVTERINTEKSLLHSQEELRRLISHQDNVREEERARIAREIHDEFGQALTYMRIDLLWMNKRIPGSMPVICEKLKELIVTVDQTIESVTKIATDLRPRILDDLGLVTAMEWQAREFRKHHAIEVETFFLPAEMKVSPASTTVFFRIFQEALTNIARHSKATLVNVRLQKKRDSLILEVIDNGIGCTQEKLEHPSSLGLIGIRERVLSLGGTLEITSEERKGTTIFASIPTDGRGKLDDRRTDS